The genome window GACATTTCAACTGGTTAGTGGTCCTTCAGAAGTCAGGGATATTTACGCCGGTGGCAAGATTGCTTGTTCGATTGGCATTGAGGGGCTTCATATGGCTGGAAATAGTATTGGGATCATCCGAGCTTTCTACAGGCTCGGGGTGAGATATGTAAGCAAAATAGACCTCACTTATTTGAGACGTCATACTGAGCTGGATAGTGTACTCTCACCCATGTCTGCAACAATGCTTTCGCAGACAGTTCCACTTCAAAGATAGGACCTGTTCATGGTGGCCTATCTGACCTAGGAAGGGCTGCTGTCAAGGAGATGAACAGACTCGGTACGCCACTTTCGCATCCGCTTTACGTTTAGCTAACCCCATAGGCATGATTGTCGATCTTTCTCATGTCTCAGAAGACTGCGCGAGCCAAGTTCTCGACCTCTCCCGAGCCCCGGTCATGTTCTCCCACTCCAACGCAAAAGGAGTATTCGACTGCCCCCGAAATGTTCCCGATTACATCCTCGACAAGGTTCCCGTCAACGGTGGCATAGTTATGGTTACTTTCGTCCCAGAGCATGTCACTACCCGGCGTAGAGAtgccaagatggagatggtaATCGATCATCTATTCTACATCGCCAATCGCATTGGGTGGGATCACGTCGGTCTTGGCTCAGACTTTGATGGAATTGCTAGCGTAATCCCAGGGCTTGAAAATGTGAAATGTTATCCCCATCTTCTGAAG of Fusarium oxysporum Fo47 chromosome I, complete sequence contains these proteins:
- a CDS encoding renal dipeptidase family, yielding MASTHPYQVLPIDERVKRVLATTPLIDGHNDLPQQPRACFHGQIHNNEKFDLEKGFERGMTDIPRLKQGAVGGQFWSVCVPCLRSAENFTTPEYSDMARDAIEQIDLTLRLVESYPETFQLVSGPSEVRDIYAGGKIACSIGIEGLHMAGNSIGIIRAFYRLGVRYCTLTHVCNNAFADSSTSKIGPVHGGLSDLGRAAVKEMNRLGMIVDLSHVSEDCASQVLDLSRAPVMFSHSNAKGVFDCPRNVPDYILDKVPVNGGIVMVTFVPEHVTTRRRDAKMEMVIDHLFYIANRIGWDHVGLGSDFDGIASVIPGLENVKCYPHLLKAILDRGATEEQLAMVVGENTLRVWAGVEKVSDEMKAEGVLPVEDVFKDRKWWRYDGYYQMEDPDPEDKLGLDWYGKPPPDEGLYLNE